The following are from one region of the Periophthalmus magnuspinnatus isolate fPerMag1 chromosome 5, fPerMag1.2.pri, whole genome shotgun sequence genome:
- the cfap20dc gene encoding uncharacterized protein C3orf67 homolog, whose product MFKNNYQGGAVVEIFCAQGKDPVAKWKLSGGAIHKEYNKEIKGFVYCLEGSSQTVKMQMPKNGKMPLGLLQRFLVFQVNVPPGRDFSIELMVTATDHLKRRLYFSPVHKELSTTLWHAKIPLIGLNYHIWSTLCIDLVSFTSKLFKDVAFATLDRITVFANCSIRRIFTMKAEPEAGDEMFLSGGGLMEWIPRSCHFPQDIKHIAQVLNIENMKKTDVRTGPVASNSAVQVRVK is encoded by the exons ATGTTCAAGAATAACTACCAG GGAGGAGCTGTGGTGGAAATATTCTGCGCTCAGGGCAAAGATCCTGTGGCCAAATGGAAACTCAGCGGTGGAGCCATACACAAA GAGTATAATAAAGAAATCAAAGGATTTGTTTACTGTCTGGAGGGTAGCAGCCAGACAGTCAAAATGCAAATGCCAAAGAATGGGAAAATGCCTT TGGGACTGCTTCAAAGATTCCTGGTTTTTCAAGTCAATGTTCCACCCGGCAGAGATTTTTCCATTGAACTCAT GGTAACTGCTACAGATCACTTAAAACGGCGACTATATTTCTCCCCTGTGCACAAAGAGCTCTCCACTACTCTCTGGCATGCTAAGATTCCACTTATTGGCCTAAACTACCACATC TGGTCGACCTTGTGCATTGaccttgtttcattcacaagcaaACTGTTCAAAGATGTAGCGTTTGCGACTTTGGACAGAATAACAGTATTTGCAAACTGTAGCATCCGGAGAATCTTTACAATGAAAGCAGAGCCTGAGGCAGGGGATG AGATGTTCCTAAGTGGAGGAGGTTTGATGGAGTGGATTCCCCGAAGTTGTCATTTCCCACAGGACATAAAACACATCGCACAAGTCTTGAACATagaaaatatgaagaaaacagATGTTAGAACTGGGCCTGTCGCTTCCAATAGTG CTGTCCAAGTCCGAGTTAAGTGA